Proteins encoded by one window of Polaribacter haliotis:
- a CDS encoding 4Fe-4S binding protein — translation MKIIKNSGLIIFLVGLAIFIGTIFSGTFNLKQAELDSFLQEQNYKNTLIKSALQEAAVTNEDLNIFEFSSRVRKAYQKSNDYYDQQIAKYEAEKNWDKKGEQYQYKINGKPHTLSFNLAKKAGKGFVTENPSLAWFLTFGLGIIGALLFILPNLILLGKPGIKNDGIYHDSATNRGFIAWMVLIFLVSFYLVLYFFADYVVNWTFILDPISETLGGRPASQWFVYGFLYCTVMLTMGVRMFIKYRHNKYQIVRTISVLFFQIVFAFLIPEIMASLQMPEYDFKNAFPLDYDFFFEWNLKSLAETGGIGIFILVWGIVLTLVIVPVMVYFFGKRWYCSWVCGCGGLAETLGDPYRQHSNKSLNAWKLERWLIHSVLVFSLVMTLVTLYCYFTGAQSFLGINSQWIKDSYSFLIGAWFAGVIGTGFYPIFGNRVWCRFGCPLAAYLGLVQRFKSRFRITTNGGQCISCGNCSTYCEQGIDVRAYAQKGENIVRSSCVGCGVCSAVCPRGVLKLENGPENGRINPTEILLGNDVDLMELINDK, via the coding sequence TTGAAAATAATAAAAAATTCAGGTCTAATTATCTTTTTAGTAGGATTGGCTATATTTATAGGAACTATTTTTTCTGGTACATTCAACTTAAAGCAAGCTGAATTAGATTCTTTTTTACAGGAACAAAACTATAAAAATACACTTATTAAAAGTGCACTACAAGAAGCTGCAGTTACAAATGAAGATTTGAATATCTTCGAGTTTTCGAGTCGTGTACGAAAAGCATATCAAAAATCTAATGATTATTACGATCAACAGATTGCAAAATACGAAGCAGAAAAAAATTGGGATAAAAAAGGAGAACAATATCAATATAAAATAAACGGAAAACCACACACACTAAGTTTTAATTTAGCAAAAAAAGCAGGAAAAGGTTTTGTAACTGAAAACCCTAGTTTGGCTTGGTTTTTAACGTTTGGTTTAGGAATTATTGGTGCCTTATTATTTATTCTTCCGAATCTTATATTATTAGGAAAACCTGGTATTAAAAACGATGGTATTTATCATGATTCTGCAACAAATAGAGGTTTTATTGCGTGGATGGTACTTATCTTTTTAGTTTCCTTTTATTTGGTGTTATATTTCTTTGCAGATTATGTAGTGAACTGGACTTTTATTTTAGATCCAATTAGCGAAACTTTAGGTGGACGACCTGCAAGCCAATGGTTTGTTTATGGGTTTTTATATTGTACAGTAATGCTAACCATGGGTGTTAGAATGTTTATAAAATACAGACATAATAAATATCAAATTGTAAGAACAATTTCTGTTTTATTCTTCCAAATTGTGTTTGCTTTTTTAATTCCAGAAATAATGGCAAGCCTACAAATGCCAGAATATGATTTTAAAAATGCATTTCCATTAGATTATGATTTTTTCTTTGAATGGAACTTAAAAAGTTTAGCGGAAACTGGCGGAATTGGAATTTTCATCTTAGTTTGGGGAATCGTTTTAACCTTAGTTATTGTACCAGTAATGGTGTATTTCTTTGGAAAACGTTGGTACTGTAGCTGGGTTTGTGGTTGTGGTGGTTTGGCAGAAACTTTGGGCGATCCTTACAGACAACATTCTAACAAAAGTTTAAATGCGTGGAAGTTGGAAAGATGGTTAATTCACTCTGTTTTAGTTTTCTCTTTAGTGATGACTTTAGTAACTCTTTACTGTTATTTTACAGGAGCACAATCGTTCTTAGGAATTAATTCTCAATGGATTAAAGACAGTTATAGTTTCTTAATTGGTGCTTGGTTTGCTGGTGTAATAGGAACTGGGTTTTATCCGATTTTCGGAAACAGAGTTTGGTGTCGTTTTGGATGTCCTTTAGCTGCTTATTTAGGCTTGGTACAACGTTTTAAATCGAGATTTAGAATTACCACAAATGGTGGCCAATGTATTTCTTGTGGAAATTGTTCTACATATTGCGAACAAGGAATTGACGTAAGAGCTTACGCACAAAAAGGAGAAAACATTGTTAGATCTAGTTGTGTGGGTTGTGGAGTTTGTTCTGCAGTTTGTCCAAGAGGCGTTTTAAAATTAGAAAATGGCCCTGAAAATGGTAGAATAAATCCGACTGAAATTTTACTTGGAAATGATGTAGATTTAATGGAATTGATAAATGATAAATAA
- a CDS encoding NAD(P)/FAD-dependent oxidoreductase, whose amino-acid sequence MEHIVIIGNGISGVTVARHIRKNSDKKITIVSAEHKYFFSRTALMYVYMGHMKFEHTQPYENWFWEKNNIELKKGYVAKVDTENKNLEFSNGTSLTYSKLIIATGSKPNKFGWPGQDLEGVMGMYHKKDLEKLEKHAPDNKTCKRAVIVGGGLIGIELAEMLRSRDIPVTFLVREDSFWNGVLPAQESKMINNHIKEHHIDLRLNTNLKEIKSDELGKVSSIIIEETGEEIFCNVVGLTAGVTPNIDFLKDTNIETKKGVLVNRFLETNIKDIYAIGDCAEQHEAIGQRRNIEAVWYTGRMMGEALAQTICGNKTEYKPGHWFNSAKFLDIEYQTYGWVFSEKNKQENEAYFQWKHPKQHKCITISFDKNSNKFLGINTFGIRMRHEIFDQWLTENKSIEHVLEYLADANFDPEFYSLHEKEIVNKFNIENNTNIQLKKKSWKRIFS is encoded by the coding sequence ATGGAACATATCGTTATTATTGGTAATGGAATTTCTGGTGTAACTGTAGCAAGACATATCAGAAAAAATTCTGATAAAAAAATTACCATTGTCTCTGCAGAACACAAATACTTTTTCTCTAGAACTGCACTTATGTATGTTTATATGGGCCACATGAAGTTTGAGCATACACAACCTTACGAAAACTGGTTTTGGGAGAAAAACAACATCGAACTAAAAAAAGGATATGTTGCAAAAGTAGATACTGAAAATAAAAATTTAGAATTTTCGAACGGAACATCTTTAACGTATTCTAAACTAATTATTGCAACTGGTTCTAAACCGAATAAATTTGGTTGGCCTGGACAAGATTTAGAAGGTGTTATGGGAATGTATCACAAAAAAGATTTAGAGAAACTAGAAAAACACGCACCAGATAACAAGACTTGTAAAAGAGCCGTAATTGTTGGTGGTGGTTTAATTGGAATTGAATTAGCAGAAATGTTAAGAAGTAGAGATATTCCTGTTACTTTTTTAGTTCGTGAAGATAGTTTTTGGAACGGAGTTTTACCAGCACAAGAGTCCAAAATGATTAACAATCATATAAAAGAACATCATATAGATTTACGTTTAAATACAAATTTAAAAGAAATTAAATCTGATGAATTAGGTAAAGTGAGCTCTATAATTATTGAAGAAACTGGCGAAGAAATATTTTGTAACGTAGTTGGTTTAACTGCTGGAGTTACCCCAAATATCGATTTTTTAAAAGATACTAATATTGAAACTAAAAAAGGTGTTTTAGTGAACCGTTTTTTAGAAACAAACATTAAAGACATATATGCAATTGGCGATTGTGCAGAACAACATGAAGCAATTGGACAAAGAAGAAATATTGAAGCTGTTTGGTACACAGGAAGAATGATGGGAGAAGCACTCGCACAAACTATTTGTGGAAATAAAACTGAATACAAACCAGGACATTGGTTTAATTCAGCAAAATTTTTAGATATTGAGTACCAAACATATGGTTGGGTTTTTAGCGAAAAAAACAAGCAAGAAAACGAAGCTTATTTTCAATGGAAACACCCAAAACAACATAAATGTATTACCATTTCTTTTGATAAAAATTCCAATAAATTTTTAGGGATAAATACTTTTGGGATTCGGATGCGTCACGAAATTTTCGATCAATGGTTAACCGAAAACAAATCTATTGAACATGTGTTAGAATATTTGGCAGATGCTAATTTCGATCCTGAGTTTTACAGTTTACATGAAAAAGAAATTGTAAATAAATTCAATATAGAGAACAACACAAATATTCAACTAAAAAAGAAAAGTTGGAAACGAATTTTCAGTTAA